One window from the genome of Halomicrobium zhouii encodes:
- a CDS encoding HAD family hydrolase — protein MNEPVEALLFDLDDTICEYCRPGSEILDLAFEDVGIEPVFTADDYYAVFEDHVEDSEDVVENRERCFAALAEEAGHDPDVGLAVADAYEAERDQTNVQWLPGAQEALDTLRERYAVAAVTNGGPKMQRAKMRGLGIDDHFETVVFAGYDVAAKPDPEPFEMALDAVGVGPERAVKVGNSLKNDVAGAHNAGLRSVWIDREGVPNPDPEPHHRIEAMDELLDEPWA, from the coding sequence ATGAACGAACCGGTGGAGGCCCTCCTCTTCGACCTCGACGACACGATTTGCGAGTACTGCCGTCCTGGGTCCGAAATCCTCGACCTCGCGTTCGAGGACGTGGGCATCGAACCCGTCTTCACGGCCGATGACTACTACGCCGTCTTCGAAGACCACGTCGAGGACAGCGAAGACGTGGTCGAGAACCGGGAGCGCTGTTTCGCGGCGCTGGCCGAGGAAGCGGGCCACGACCCCGACGTTGGACTCGCCGTCGCCGACGCGTACGAGGCCGAGCGCGACCAGACCAACGTCCAGTGGCTCCCCGGCGCCCAGGAGGCCCTCGATACACTTCGCGAGCGGTACGCGGTCGCGGCGGTGACCAATGGCGGGCCGAAGATGCAGCGAGCGAAGATGCGCGGACTGGGTATCGACGACCACTTCGAGACCGTCGTGTTCGCGGGCTACGACGTGGCCGCGAAGCCCGACCCGGAGCCGTTCGAGATGGCGCTCGACGCGGTCGGCGTGGGTCCGGAGCGGGCGGTCAAGGTCGGGAACTCGCTGAAAAACGACGTCGCCGGGGCGCACAACGCTGGGCTGCGGTCGGTCTGGATCGATCGGGAGGGGGTACCGAATCCGGACCCCGAGCCCCATCACCGGATCGAGGCGATGGACGAGTTGCTGGACGAGCCCTGGGCGTGA